One segment of Leptospira langatensis DNA contains the following:
- a CDS encoding type II toxin-antitoxin system RelE family toxin — MSVEYKIAETEQFQSKLKERQFSHLQKKLADYVYPILKKNPFFGPNIKKLKGEFDGLYRYRIGKYRLFYLIKDNELLVIFVDVDQRKDSYK, encoded by the coding sequence TTGTCCGTTGAATATAAAATAGCGGAGACTGAACAATTTCAAAGTAAACTTAAAGAACGTCAATTTTCCCATCTTCAGAAGAAATTAGCGGATTATGTTTATCCAATACTTAAGAAGAATCCATTTTTTGGACCGAATATCAAAAAACTGAAAGGGGAGTTTGATGGTCTTTATAGATATCGTATTGGTAAGTATCGCTTGTTCTATTTGATTAAAGATAACGAACTATTAGTAATTTTTGTCGATGTAGATCAAAGAAAAGATAGTTACAAGTAG
- a CDS encoding CopG family transcriptional regulator — MSKTITLRIEDPIYDIFKKAAEGERRTISNFVENAAIQYLTNEFYASDEEMDEILSDKHLISSLKKGLKEVAQGKYKVVR; from the coding sequence ATGTCTAAGACAATTACATTGCGTATTGAAGATCCGATTTACGATATATTTAAGAAAGCCGCCGAAGGCGAAAGACGCACTATTTCAAACTTTGTGGAAAATGCTGCCATCCAATATCTTACAAATGAATTTTATGCTTCAGATGAAGAGATGGATGAAATTCTTTCCGATAAACATCTTATTTCGTCTTTGAAAAAAGGACTTAAAGAAGTAGCTCAGGGAAAATATAAAGTTGTCCGTTGA